CATCAGCTCCGTCATTGGCGTACCGAGCATCGAACGATTTCAAGCATACTCGACTGTGGAGAATTCGTCGATCGCTGTACATCCATCTCACGGGCAAAGTAAATATTCTCAGTTACTGGCGATTATAGAGGAATTAGGGAATGACGTCAAATTGGCGTACGCTGGTAGTAGAACTTCTGCGGAGAGATTGAAAGCGGGCATTATACAGGCGAGAATGCTGATCAGAGAATGCTTATTGGAGATAGAAATGAACACGGAGCATTAGTTCGTCCGCGACTAAttccacaatttttaatagataGGTAACTTAATTATATGCTCTCTACGAACCTTCAAAATTCAATTACACGGTAAGATCATCTTCAGTATGAACTATTGCGATAATTGTGAACGATATATTCCCCGATTTTTCCTGCACCAGTGGATAATAGAAAACAAAAAGTGTCAAATTGAATGCCGAGAAGAACATGAGCGCAGAGTACAAGGAaagtaataacaaaaaaaattcattgatGTAGTAACAGTAATACTCCATATAAAAACAAAGCAATCGAAATCTGTAATTGACGAGTAGATTAAGCACGAGGAATCATCGGAATCCCTCTATGAGACTTCAATAAAACAGCCGCACCACAAATAACGTGTCGTTCCTTCGATCTACCCACGAACATATCGACGAGTCCGAAGCGTCCGAGTTCCTAAAGCGTCGCGAGATCTGAACTCGAAATGCCTCCTAAATCGGTTCTTGCCACCGTTTCTACCAACCATTACTGTTATATATTCTAAATTACGTGAAATTCTGCGGGCTACCAAACTGTTTTCGTAACTCGAATGTCCCTCGAGAATGCCGATCCCCTCTGGTCAAGTTCACCGTAAGCGAGTATATCCTCTGGTCTGCAAAGAACCGAAAAGAAGACCCATGAAAATTTTTCTCGCTCCGTCCGAAGGAGCAAGCTCTATCGAAGCGCCCCGGGTGCTTTACCATGAATCGAATGCTTCCCAAGGAACGGATCATCTTATCGTTCGGATGGAACCGGTCGGGTGGCCGTTAGCGATTACAAGGCAGCCCCGTGCATCCCGCAAGCGTTTTCGCCGCTCCCCGACAATGTCGTCGAGTATTTTAAGACGCGGTCGGCACGGTCAATTGTTTCGCGGCCTCTCAGGTCGTACACCTGTCCGTCGTGAAGTTGCAGACGGGAGTAGGAAGGGGTTATGGTCAATAAACGCAACCACGTCACACGCAGCCTATCGGCGACCCCGCTTGGCCCCTTAAAGTGGCTCCGAACGAAAATCTTACATGTCGGCCGATATTGCTTTTGTGCGTTTGTCTGCGGTATATCTTGAGAAAAACCGCACGGTTTCAGGCACGGGCGGCATCGGCggtcgcgcggcgcggcgagggACGCGCGGATATAAAATGGGATCGTTCCGGAGCGCGGTTTAGCTGCACGGTGGGTTAATCGTGCGTTTCAGTGGACTGACCGAATTGCGTCCGCCATTGTTGTGATTGGTGAACGTTCCAGAGAAGACGGCGTTCTTAGATTGGCGCGCATGCGCGTCCGCGCGCCACTTGACGACGCTCTTCTTTCGAATTTTGGGGAAGGCACACACGCGAGCACACAGAGGCGACgcgggagcgcgcgcgcgcgaccacCGCGTCGCAGGTAGCCGacacgcgcacgcacacgtATACACACACGTATTTCGAAAACAGTATTTAGCCGCTTGATTTTTGCGCACGTGCTACCGAATTTTCACCCTCCCCCCCCTCTTCCCACCGCCCGCCCTCTCCGCTATTTGGAGCTCGTTACCCGCGTCTTTTTCGGACGTGGAGAATTCAATTAATTTCGTATgggttctattttttttcttccttcacCCGCACTGATGAAAGTGGTTAACGGGATTCCTTAAAAGAGATCGCTAGGTTGATGCCCCTTTTCTTCCCGCGAGCATAAATAAGTCTCGTTTATATGAACATTTCTGTTTACTTGCTCGACGGCGGCCGAATGACAGAGGGAATTCGTTATTGGGTACTACATTTTCTACACATGTAGATTGATATGTTGTTGATTGGCTTTGTACCGGGAACTGTCTCGAGGGGACGTAGTTTAATCGACTTTATCGTTTTGTGTTACAGATAATTTGTAACGCACGGAGataatgtaatatttattttatatacgagTCTATAAGTATGGAGAGTTGCTGAGCGTACGGAGGGAGCCGACAAGCTTTGGCTAGATTTTGGGCCGAAACGTATGCACAGGATATATTTTACGGATAGTTTGGTACTCAAAGTTTACAAAAATGACAGCCCATAGGAATGACTGTGCCTATACCGTGCATAATTACGTGTTATGCCTAAGGCTAAGAAAAAGTCTTACCTTAAAAGGGTAAGGGAAATGCGCGAATACAGAAGACAAAAGTTAAGGGCAGAGACACTAGAGGAACGAGCGATCAGACTGTACACCGCCGCGGAAAGGATGAAGAACGCCAGGGCGAAGGAGACCGAGGAGCAAGCGGCGATAAGAAGGATGCAGGAGGCTCAGCGCATGGCCAGGCATCGCGCCAAGAAAAAGCGCTGCCTGGACGAGAACTTAGCTAGAGAAATTTCCAAGATCGCGGAGCTTACTAAAATGCCGGACGCCGCGACGATAGCTCAGATGTCGGAGATGAATATGAATAAAATATCTGCGGAGCTGAAGCAGATGATGGAGAGGGGAAAGGTACCGGAGCACATAGTTCAAATGGCTCAACTTGCTGAATTTAGCAAAATGACTGAATTAAATAAGATGTCTCAGGACATGGCTAAGAGATACGAGATGGAGAAAATGGCAGAGTACGCCAAGACGACGGAGTACATAAAGATGCAAGAGATCGCGAAGATGAACGAGATGGTGAAGCTCTCCGAGATGGCTAAATACAATGACATCACGAAGATCAACGAGATCGCGAAGATGAATGAAATGATGAAGATGTCCCAGATGGCCAAGATCAATGAGGTTCAAAGGATGAATGAGATAGCTAAATTAAACGAAATGGTGAAGATGACGGAGATGGCTAAATACAATAACGACATAACGAAGTTGAATGAAATTGCACAGATTAACGAGATGGCCAAAGAGATCGCGAAGATGAACGAGAAGACAAAGATGAACGAAATGATAAAAATGGCTAACATACAGAATGACATTACTAAGATGCCTGAGTATTCAAAAATGGCAGAGATGGCGAAGCTAACGGAGCTGGCTAAGCTGAACGAAATAACGATAACAAAGTTGAACGATCCACCTCCGCCAAAGGTACCAGAGATTCCTCGAATTCCTGAGCCTGTGATTACTGTGCCAAACCCGAGAAACTTGCAAAATGTTCAAACTGTTCAGGTAGCACAGGCTAGCCCATCCAGTACGATAAACTTCCCCACTGTACCCGGACAGGGTAAATACGCTCAGTTACTGGTTATTATCGAGGAACTTGGAAGAGACATTCGTCTTTCGTACGCTGGAAGTCGCAGTGCAGCTGAGCGCCTCAAGATGGGCATTCAGCACGCTAGGATTCTTGTACGAGAATGTCTACTGGAAACGGAACATAATGCACGGCAATGATCTGCCAATACACTTAGCGACTAGATTTTTAGCAGATTATTTTACAAGATAATACTATGTACATTGTATGGAGTACAGCAGTATATTTTAAAGGGAGTGTCTTAGCATCCACAAAAATGTGCATGAACATCTAATACTGactgttttatattttatacgatCTTATCAATTGTAAGTTTAACAAAGTAAAGTATAAGACGCTGGGAAAAATAGTAGCTGTACAActtaatatcagtttcaatagtGATCGCGTTGATTTCCGGGGAGAGAATGTACACTTCTGTGGATGCCTACAAGAAATTAATCAATTAACAATGCATAATATtgggtataaattaaataaaagagaaaagagatccgtttccctctctttcgttctttttttttctattactattattactagtGAAGACTTAAAGACCATTTCCTATGCATAGATTCAGATCATGAAGGGATCGTTCCTTTGTAATTAAGGTTTTAATTTAGCGAATAGGaagaataatattaagcagaaacCATTTGTACACTGAAAAGTcttcatttatattttctaaGGAGAGCTTATTGCATTTTTGGTTGAAACTATGGGTACCTAGTAATTACCTATGGTATACATGCAGAAAAAAGTTTATCAAACAAAATGTACCTATGGAAAGTATAATCCTTGAATATAACTGACTACAAtctgaataaaaaagaaaaaccatTTTCTACAATACTGTGCGTTGATTTAGTACCCTCAATTACTTGTGCGTCGATCAGTTTAAAAATTAGCGCGAGGATGTTACGTAACATAGTTCACGCTTTCTCCTTTTGCGCGCTACTGAGGCCAGTGGtgccaaaatcgtgggacgtggcaGTGATGTCAGAATCATCGGCTCCATTCGACTCTTTTCGTTACCAATCGACATTGCCGAAACTCGAGCGGAtgagttgtaatcaggaggtcgGGTGTTCAAATCCCAATGCGGTggttatacttttttttttttaattactctcTAGTTTCACTTTCTaacttctcagtagaataaaaacttgcaaATTGtcaatttacaaagcatttttaaagtttaatttttatatgcGAGGAGGTATTaatataatagtaataaatatcGATGGCGGAAGATTTTACagaaagaataaaagttattaaaaaaatacgaaaatatagTGTAAGTGGTCCTACCTGCTTGATTGTGAACAGGAAAAGAATTTAGTgttagaaataattagaaagaaACAGTACTTTTAGTTGGATCAGTTAATTTTCTCACTTTCAATATtccattcgaataataataataatattaatactatatcaaatatatatatatcaaatatatatatatttgatataCCTCGAATCTTcgttattataattaatatgagCCTGCAGAGGAAAATAGCGTAGGACGAACTTACGACGAAACTGTTTTCAAgccttaataaataaaatgctGCGAAAGACACTTGCCGTTTTATAAAACCAAAGCTGAACGACAACAAATCAAAATCATGGATGAGATAGTGCAGtggtaataaaaaattattagagtTGGATTTTTGATTCAAGAATCTCTTATTCATCAAACATACATCTGACAGTGTACTTTACGTTGGGGACTTGCTCGAGTAATAACATAAACGAACTATTCAATCGATCTTACATTATACTGTTCCGTCTTTTAAAAAAACCCAGCACCTGTGATTCTCTGATAGATATATTCCTTTTCTTGTTTCAACTTATTACATATCTTAAACTACATAGAGAAACATTTTGTACTTATAATAACGTTACGTAGTAAACGCActaaaatcctaaaaaaaatcaGATCTTTAGGTGTGTACAATACTTTGGAATTAAAAATATCTTACCATTCTCGTAATAGTTGCGATTTTGAAGTCATAGAGCAGATTCATGCGTCTACTTTGACACTCATTaactgtaattttttaacgacaacggaaaaaagtatgaaaaaaaagaaggaacaaaaaaaaaagaaagaaaaactgcATCGATCCGATTTATCCCATACACCCTGCTAAGATTTCACAGCGATGCTTTAGAGCTCTTACGATTTCGTGTCCAGCTTAAACGAAGCAAGAACAGCTGCAGAAACTATAGGCGTGTTTGAAAATAACGTTTACCCGCGGAGGTGTTAATCGTAGCGTCGGAAGTAATAGAATCGATAAGTACGTTCTCAGCTACATTATGTGAATGTATAAATAGAGTTCCTAGTATGGTTCGGAGGCTCCACTAAGGTCAAATATCATGTACACTTCGAAAAGAATCTATAAACCATGGGTACGTGCTATAACATAGTGCCACGCTTCAAACAACAAAGCATATCTATCGACTGTCACGATCCTACCGAATGGCTCCAGTGCAGATTCCTCCTTTCCATAGCCAGTGGCCAACATACTCGACACAATTTGCTACGGGCCGATCGTTTAACGACGACACTGTGCGCCCAGCCTAGCGCGCGCAATGAAAAATATGCTCGCATTGCTTGCCAATTAGCACTGGACACTTGACAAACAAAATCCCATGGCTCCCGCCTCCGGAGCCCGCAAAATAATTCGTTCTATTTAGCAAGCTCCCGCTTCGTTCCTAAATTTCCACCCTGTTTCGGTGCTTCGATCCACTCGCTATTTAATTTGACCTCAGCAACAGTGCTGTAACCAGACCTGGGTAAAACGTCCAATCGAGACCGGTAAATCGCAATTAAAATCTCCAAGTCTGGCCCCTCGCGACCGAGGCGACGTTCCGCGCCGCGCGCGTCGGGTTCGCTGTTTCATTCTCTGTTACCGTGAAAATAGGAGTAACCGATTCCTTTTTTGGCTTTTAAAATACGAGCACACCCAGACCCAAGTACCGTGCgctatttgaaagaaaaatactcCTAGTACCCAGATCTGGCTGTAACGAAATGAGAACATAACGTTGTCGAGTCATCGTTGAAAATTCGATCGATCGTTTCCGCCGGATTGTTTGCCGCGATTTAAGAGGAATTGCTTCGCGGGGGTGGGTCGGCGCGCTGCCGCGAACCCGCCGCCAATAGCTGCTCGGCAAATGAATTCCTGTCGCCCGGTGGTTCCTATCGAACTGTTCGCTGAACTTAAAATCATTCGCACGATCTCCCTAGTCGCTAAAGCTACGATCGCTTCGATAACGCTGATCCTTACGCTCTCCCCTGTCGGCAGCTATTGACAGCCGCAGCTAAAAGAAATCTCCCGCATCGCTGGCTGTTATTCTATACTTCAAAATCGCCATTCCGTTTTCTCTCGGTAATATCGTGGAAAGTAATACGTACGCTCCATAAATGATCGCTCGCGTTACCAAAGTCCCGAATCGAACGAACGCAGGCATTACTTTCGATTCATTAATTCTTTCTCCTCGGCTAGATTTCGAAGGATGATAACGGTCTGAGGGTGGGATCGCGCCAGGCATCCTTTCATTGGAAGATGTTCGCTTGGCAGACTTAACTATgcgaaattctttttttttttaaacgaatcagTTATTCAGTTAATTATGGGCTTCTCGAATAGAAACTAAGAGAATTTACGATTAATGCCAATCGTTAAGAttagggatgggtttctcgaagccCCAAAAGccaagaaagtttcgagaagTCGAAACTTTGCACTTTCCTGgtgattcgaaactctcgaaagctAGATAAGAAAAAGTATAAGATCAATTAATAAAGAATCTTTCGCAGCGTGTCTcgagaattattattttcttcaattatgGGCAATAGAGatatatgcaaaaattttgttcacttCAGTTATTAAAGCaagattttaataataataataagaataagaatattccacttacaaaacAGAACGAGCATttcaagtttcgaaagtttcgagaatttaaaaattaggttcCAACCCACCCCTAGCTAAGacgttaataatacaattatactTATACCACTGTTCCTTGTCTCACATCGCTTACTGTTTTCTTAAGAAATCAACGAAGATGCAAATAACCTTCGCGCCGAAACACGCCTCGGGCGATCCGACTCAAGTACGGTACATACCATAccgatataatatatataaaacatgaACGTGATTGCCTGATTCGAATTACGAAGAACGAACGTGACACGGATCGTTGGTGATTTACAATTTAATCGTATCGTTTGTGATCGACTCGTCCGGCATCCTCATCGAGCATTCTAGATGGCAACACGATGGTACAAGTTTAAAACGCGTCGGCGTCCGTCCCGTTTCTACACGGTGGCCGGTGGTCGCCGGCCACCCTCCGCGCGACAACGGCAATATTGATACACGTTACaatcgggggagggggggggggattgggttacaatatttactttatattgtGCGGGGTTTACGTCGCACGGGTCTCCGATAAAATCGAACGGCTTCGGTTTAAAACACGGGGGATTCATTCAGCGCGTTACCTCGTTAGTCGCGATAAGAATACGTATATACAATTAATCAGCATAATTGGTTTTCATTATGTCAGTCGTTATTGAGCAGGACGTTATACTGATCCGACACTTGCGCGCTACACGAACGAATCTTGTGAATGAGCAAAATCAACGGCGTGCGTATACAGCGGTAAAAAGGTGATAGCGCCGAACGGCTGCGCCACTTCCCGTTTCAGCCGTCGTCTCGCTCCGAGCACCCTCGCGTACATCGCCCCTGTCGGTCGAGGTCCGTTACAGTTAAGTATACGATCGGAGGCGTCGAGCTGGGCGACGAATCGGCGGCGACGCAACAACGAAAGATGAGAAAACGGAGAACGCGGAAGGACGCGTTCGATAACTCGTTCGAATGAATCCTTCGTCGAATGGAATCTATTTACGCCACGCGGGCCCCGCTCGCGTATAATCAACGAGCGGCCGGGGGTCCCTCGTTGGGTATTTTGTAAAAGACGCGGGGCCCGCCCGTCTTGTGAAATTTCGCTCCGATGAATCGATTTAGCGGGTCGACAACCGATACCAATGGCAACCAAACGAAGCACGCATGGAGAAACTAAAATCGTTTCATATCCCTCCTCGTATTCCTCTGTTTCCTCTTATTAGTTGaaacgcgctctctctctctctctctctctctctctctctttctcgctctctctctttctttttttttcgatttttttgtgTTCTTTTTTCCCCACCCGTTCCCAAGGGCATCGACAAAACACGTGTCGTACACTCGCCCTGTAGGGGTATAAAGCTCTCTGCGCCCCGTTCCAGTGAACCGTTCTCGACCCCGGTTCACTCTCGTTCACTTTCCTCTCGCTTCCccgtttttttcattttttttgtctttCGACCTATATATTTCACATTGAACAATATCCTCAGTCTCGACTGGTCAATGAGCAATACGAGAGGTCCCCACGTCGCGGGGCCTCGAAAGAGTCCAAGGGAGAGTAACATGAGAGTTTCTTGGCTCGTGTGTTAACTACCGCTCGATCGTTAATTAATATCTACATGTACCTTCCTGTGACAATGCGACCGTTAATATCGGCTAATCATCCCCTCGTCACTTACGGTATCCTTTAGACTTctttttttacgtttatttattatgtttttttttgtatttttttcccaCCTCAAGTCAATGTTAACGTTCGTAATCGGGGAGTGCATTAACATCGACTTGCTATCCCGTAGACTGAGGATTTTATACGCAGGAATCATTGTTGTATTAACGATTTACTTGTCAATTATATTaagttatattatttataaatttattcgcTTGTTCGTAGTTCGTTAACAGGCCGTGGCTATACAGGGCCCACACTACATTGATTTTCATCCTGTGGCACGCGGTCTTTCCGATATATGTTACaggcgtgtgtgcgtgtgttgTGTGTACGTGTGTCGATGTGCGTGTACGTGACGTGAGTGTGTTGCGCTCGCATATAATAGTTGGAACATTTCGCCCATTTCCGTCCCCCTTCGCTTTCCCTCCGCTCTCAAATCCCCCTCTCGCTTTTATTACATTATAATCGACTACTTCCTACCGTACCGAGCGTTGTTATTTCGTTGCGGTTTCCTTGGTCTTTGGGCGACGATCGAACTTCAGGCACGGATTATTGAAAAGTCTCCCGTCCGCGTGGAAAACAGGCGTGCCATTCGAACGACACGCGCTCCCTGCGTCACCTCTTGCCCAGAAAAGGTTTGCCGGGCGCAGGGGGCGCGGCTCGTCCGAGGCGAACGATAGACCTTGAAGTTTGATTCGACTCGGATTGACGTTCAGTCGCACGCTTTCCTCTCTCACTATTCACGGTTGCCCGCCGGTGTTGACAGATATCTCTGTCAAGTCTAGAACGCGATGTTTACTTGTTCATACCGCCGTGTTCCTGGCCCTGGAAGAGATAAGTCGACCAGTAGCCCAGATTGAACAGAAGGAACGTGAGAGGGAAGGCGATACGCGAGACGAAGTCAATCTTCGCGCTACCTTTCGCTTTACACCTGAACCATCTAAACGGCACGATGTCCCAGCAACTCCTCTCGGTACGTGGGAACGGTAATCGTTGAAAGCGGCGAGGATCCTCCGGCGGGGCCGTTCGAACGGCCGTCGGTGGTGGCGACGGGGATTTGCGAGACGTCGtgggcgacggcgacggcgacggcgacggcgatggCGACGATCTCGCTGAGCTTCTGTAGGAGTGCCGCGAGCTCCTCGGCGAGCACCGGCCGCTACCTTCAGCGTTGTGCAACGATGAGAAGGACGCTGATCGCGATTGATTGTGGTGCACGTGGTAACGCTGATAGTGATGGTGGCGCTGCGCTAGTAACGGCTGGTGTTGCTGGAACTGCTGCGACGGCTGCGGCTGCgcctgctgctgttgctgctgcaagGGCGGCGGGGCGtgctgcggctgctgctgcACGTTACTGTGTTGGTGATAGTGATGATGATGTTTATAATGGTAGTGTTGTTGATCACGAGGACGTGAACGATGAGGTCTGGAGTGGTAATGGTGGGAATGGCCGCGAGCCACGTTCCTCGATCCGAGCGCTTCCTTGTCGACATTtattcgtcctcctcctcctcccgaaACAGGTACGTTGACCAGTACGCGAGATTGAATACAGCGAATACGATGGGGAAGAAGATCCTTGAGATGACGTCGATGCGCTTGGACCTCGTCGGGAACTTGGACAGCCACGACCtgcagcagtttttttttcgcgGTTGCATATGTAATTCGCAGTGCTGCATCCTATCCACCGACATGGTGTCCTCCGGTTGTCGGACCAGAGGTCTCTGGAAATATTCGAGACAGAAAGGATCGATACGGTGTTCAAAGAGAGCGGCGAGCAATACGCTTCCTCTTTCTGCCGATCTCGCGTGCCCGATCGGCTCTTAAGGCACAAAAGTCCGAGGACGCCCGAAGTCTCCGGGGCAAGCGGGACGAGAACAATCGCGGCGGGTGGGGTGGAGGGAGAGAGACTCGACCGAGACTTCGCAAAACGAAGGCAGGGTATATTCA
Above is a genomic segment from Andrena cerasifolii isolate SP2316 chromosome 12, iyAndCera1_principal, whole genome shotgun sequence containing:
- the LOC143375095 gene encoding uncharacterized protein LOC143375095, with amino-acid sequence MPKAKKKSYLKRVREMREYRRQKLRAETLEERAIRLYTAAERMKNARAKETEEQAAIRRMQEAQRMARHRAKKKRCLDENLAREISKIAELTKMPDAATIAQMSEMNMNKISAELKQMMERGKVPEHIVQMAQLAEFSKMTELNKMSQDMAKRYEMEKMAEYAKTTEYIKMQEIAKMNEMVKLSEMAKYNDITKINEIAKMNEMMKMSQMAKINEVQRMNEIAKLNEMVKMTEMAKYNNDITKLNEIAQINEMAKEIAKMNEKTKMNEMIKMANIQNDITKMPEYSKMAEMAKLTELAKLNEITITKLNDPPPPKVPEIPRIPEPVITVPNPRNLQNVQTVQVAQASPSSTINFPTVPGQGKYAQLLVIIEELGRDIRLSYAGSRSAAERLKMGIQHARILVRECLLETEHNARQ